The region TAACGCCTTGACGCTCGCCAGCAAAATTCACGCGCTGGTGCCGGAAGAGGAGAGTCCGGAACAGACCGAGGGCTACGAAGGGTTTTATCATCTCACCAGCATTAAAGGCTCTGTCGATCGCGCCGACATGCACTACATCATCCGCGATTTTGACCGCAAAAACTTCGAAGCGCGTAAACGTAAGATGATGGAGATCGCCAAAAAAGTCGGCAAGGGTCTGCACCCGGACTGCTATATCGAACTGGTGATTGAAGACAGCTACTACAATATGCACGAGAAAGTGGTCGAGTTTCCGCACATTCTGGACGTGGCGCAACAGGCCATGCGCGACTGCGATATTGAGCCGGATCTGAAACCGATCCGCGGCGGCACTGACGGGGCGCAGCTCTCGTTTATGGGATTACCGTGTCCGAACCTGTTTACCGGCGGTTATAACTACCACGGTAAACATGAGTTTGTGACGCTGGAAGGGATGGAGAAAGCGGTGCAGGTGATTGTACGCATCGCCGAACTGACCGCCAAAGCTGAGTAAACCTTCTTCTATTGCCCGGTGGCAAGCACCGCCGGGCAACCTCAGGCATTAATCTTCAAAGAACCAGTAACCGCTGTTAACCAGCGCCGCAAGCATGGCGAGGAACGAGGGATCTTCCAGCGCATCGCCGAGCAGATCTCCCGTCAGCACGATATGGCTGGCGAGTGCCTCCAGCGCCGGGCGATGTGGAGAGTTGATCCGCTCGCCGTTGGCGAACACATCTTCCCCGATTCGCAACACGCGCAGGCCGCCAAGGCGCACCAGTTTGTCGCCTTGTTGCAGCGCATCATAGATCTCATCCGGTTGATAAGGCGGCTCTGGCGGCGCAACATCCAGTTCGTGTCGTGACTGGGAGATAAATTCGCCCATCCACTCCCTGAACTGCTCCGGTTGATTAATCAGCTCAAGCATCATTTCGCGCAGTTTATCCAGTTCGTGCGGCAAAATATCTGCCGGATGGTCGCGCAGCTGCACGTCGGGATCGCTGTAACGCTGGCTGCCCAGCTCGCGTTGCAGAACATAATCGGCGAAGCCGCTAATCAGCTCGCGACCGCTTGGCGCACGGAAACCTACCGAGTAGTTCAGTGAGTTTTCCAGCGAATAGCCTTCGTGCGGAAATCCTGGCGGAATATAGAGAATATCGCCCGGCTCCATCTCTTCATCAATAATCGCCTCGAACGGATCGACCTGAAGCAGATCCGGATGCGGGCAGTGCTGCTTGAGCGGCGTTTTCTCGCCGACACGCCAGCGACGACGGCCGGTTCCCTGAATGATAAACACATCATACTGATCGAGATGCGGGCCAACACCGCCGCCGGGCACGGAGAATGAAATCATCAGATCGTCTGTGCGCCAGTCGGGCAGAACCCGGAACGGGCGCATCAACGCGGCGGCCGGCTGATGCCAGTGGTTTACCGCCTGCACCAGCAGCGACCAGTTGCTCTCACCCAGGTGATCGTAACTTTCAAAAGGGCCGTGCCCGACCTGCCATTTGCCATCAAGGTGGCTAACCAGCCGGCTGTCCACTTCATTTTCCATTGCCAGCCCTGCCAGCTCATCGGGGCTTATCGGGTCGACGAAATTCTTAATGCCACGCTTCAGCACTACCGGGCGTTTTTGCCAGTAGCGTTGAATAAAGTCTGGCCAGTTTATCTCTACGTGATATTCCATATGCGTTTCCGGCAAATAATCAGTGGCTGAATAAAGGATCATAGTAATGCTGATATGTCATTTTGTCTGCGTAACAATGTGACATAAAAGTAAAAAGGAGCCGTAACGGCTCCTTTTTGTTCTTTTTGCCCGCGTTGTTACGGTGGAAGATCAATCGTTGGCCGTTATCGTCTGCTGACGGCCAAAAATTACCTCCATTTTTGCGCCACCGAGCAGGCTTTCACCGGTCAGGATCTGCCCTTCGTACTGATCAACAATTTCTCGCGCCACCGCAAGCCCGACGCCCTGGCCGGGGCGTAACGTGTCGGCGCGCTGCCCGCGATCAAACACCATCTCGCGTTTCGCCGCAGGAATTCCCGGCCCGTCATCTTCCACCAGAATATGCAGCGTATCGTCGGTCTGCCGGGCAGAAACTTCGACAAACTCCAGACAGTATTTGCAGGCGTTATCCAGCACGTTGCCCATTACTTCCATAAAATCGTTTTTCTCGCCGACAAAACTGATTTCCGGTGAAATATCGAGCGTAATATTGACGCCTTTGCGCTGATACACTTTATTCAGCGCCGAGGTCAGGCTGTCGAGCAGGGGCGCGACCGGGTGCAGTTCACGGCTGAGCAAACCGCTGGAACCGCGCATGGTTGCCCGGTGCAGGTAGTAGCCAATTTGCTGGGATATCCGGCTGATTTGCTCCAGCATCACTGGCTCAGCATCGCTGACGGTCATTTTCTCGCCGCGCAGCGATCGCAGGGTACTTTGCAGCACCGCTAACGGCGTTTTCAGGCTGTGCGTCAGATCGGTGAGGGTGGTGCGGTATTTGTCGTACCGCTCGCGTTCACTTTTTAACAACCGATTGAGGTTGCTCACCAGACTGGTGAGCTCGCGGGTGGTTTCCGGGTTGAGCTGTTCGCGATGGTGCTCTTCCAGCTCGCGCACTTCGCGCGCCAGATCTTCAATCGGCCGCAAGCTCCACCACGCCGCCAGCCATAACAGCGGCACCACTAACAGCAGGTTGGCGGCGAGCACGTAAACGAACCAGCTCCACACCATATAAGAGCGTTTAAGCTCAATGGGGATGGTATCGACCACCACAATGGTTAACTGCGGCATGTGCGCCGTTGCCGGGTAGATATTCACCGCCACCGAGTGCGTCATCTCTGAGCTGCTGTCATCTTCGCGGATCTCTTTCAGCTTCTGGGCAATCGAGTGATCGTCATCAACCAGCGTACTACTGTTATCGACATCGGCTTCTATCTCATGAAAGCCGTTAGCGGTAAGCCAGTCCGGCTCGATCAGATTTTGCAGCCACGGTACGTCTTTCTGCGACCAGATAAGATTCCCCTGCTGATCGTAAATCAGCGCCACGGTCGGGCTTTGCAAATTGAGGGTGTCAGGCAGATCCACACTGAGTTTATTGTTATCCCAGTGCGCCAGGGTATAAAACAGGTTGCTCTCGCCGCGCAGCAGGCGGAAGGTCGTTTTGTCAAAGCTGACACTATAACCCACCAGTGCCACCATACCGTAGGCCAGAGAAAGCACCATCACAACGGCGGCTGTGGCGAGTAAAAAACGAACCCGCAGAGAGAGCGGCAGAAAATGCCGCAGCAGGCGTCTCATTTCGGCAGTTCGAACAGGTAGCCCTGGCCGCGCACGGTAGTGATAACGTCGTCAGGATAGAGCGTCTGGATTTTCTTACGTAACCGCCCCATCAAAACGTCGATTGTGTGGCTCTCGCGCAGTTCAGCGTCGGGGTAAAGCTGCAGCATCAGCGAATCTTTGCTGACCACTTTGCCGCTGTTGCGGATAAGCGTTTCCATAATGGTGTATTCAAAAGCGGTGAGTTTTACCACGTCGTCATTAATAGAGAGTTCGCGACGGGAGAGATCGACCTGGAACGGCGGCATGGAGATCAACTGAGACGCGAGGCCGCTGTTGCGGCGCATCAGCGCCTGGATACGCGCGACCACTTCTTCGATGTGGAACGGTTTGGTGACATAGTCATCTGCACCGGCGCTCAGCACTTCCACTTTATCCTGCCAGCCTTCACGCGCGGTAAGCACCAGCACCGGCAGCGTGACGTCATGGCTGCGCCAGCGGCGGATCAGCGACAGACCGTCTTCATCCGGCAGACCGAGATCGACAATGGCGATGTCCGGCAGATGTTCGTTAAGAAAGTAATCCGCTTCCTTTGCATCTTCTGCGGCGTCGACCTGATGTC is a window of Enterobacter sp. R4-368 DNA encoding:
- a CDS encoding cupin domain-containing protein, with protein sequence MEYHVEINWPDFIQRYWQKRPVVLKRGIKNFVDPISPDELAGLAMENEVDSRLVSHLDGKWQVGHGPFESYDHLGESNWSLLVQAVNHWHQPAAALMRPFRVLPDWRTDDLMISFSVPGGGVGPHLDQYDVFIIQGTGRRRWRVGEKTPLKQHCPHPDLLQVDPFEAIIDEEMEPGDILYIPPGFPHEGYSLENSLNYSVGFRAPSGRELISGFADYVLQRELGSQRYSDPDVQLRDHPADILPHELDKLREMMLELINQPEQFREWMGEFISQSRHELDVAPPEPPYQPDEIYDALQQGDKLVRLGGLRVLRIGEDVFANGERINSPHRPALEALASHIVLTGDLLGDALEDPSFLAMLAALVNSGYWFFED
- the phoQ gene encoding two-component system sensor histidine kinase PhoQ produces the protein MRRLLRHFLPLSLRVRFLLATAAVVMVLSLAYGMVALVGYSVSFDKTTFRLLRGESNLFYTLAHWDNNKLSVDLPDTLNLQSPTVALIYDQQGNLIWSQKDVPWLQNLIEPDWLTANGFHEIEADVDNSSTLVDDDHSIAQKLKEIREDDSSSEMTHSVAVNIYPATAHMPQLTIVVVDTIPIELKRSYMVWSWFVYVLAANLLLVVPLLWLAAWWSLRPIEDLAREVRELEEHHREQLNPETTRELTSLVSNLNRLLKSERERYDKYRTTLTDLTHSLKTPLAVLQSTLRSLRGEKMTVSDAEPVMLEQISRISQQIGYYLHRATMRGSSGLLSRELHPVAPLLDSLTSALNKVYQRKGVNITLDISPEISFVGEKNDFMEVMGNVLDNACKYCLEFVEVSARQTDDTLHILVEDDGPGIPAAKREMVFDRGQRADTLRPGQGVGLAVAREIVDQYEGQILTGESLLGGAKMEVIFGRQQTITAND
- the phoP gene encoding two-component system response regulator PhoP produces the protein MRVLVVEDNALLRHHLKVQLQELGHQVDAAEDAKEADYFLNEHLPDIAIVDLGLPDEDGLSLIRRWRSHDVTLPVLVLTAREGWQDKVEVLSAGADDYVTKPFHIEEVVARIQALMRRNSGLASQLISMPPFQVDLSRRELSINDDVVKLTAFEYTIMETLIRNSGKVVSKDSLMLQLYPDAELRESHTIDVLMGRLRKKIQTLYPDDVITTVRGQGYLFELPK